The Armatimonadota bacterium genome includes a window with the following:
- a CDS encoding glycosyl hydrolase has translation MEDKTLNTAAAGKRPWLDTDLPFEERARLLVSAMTLEEKAWQMVNHAPGIERLGVPPYDWWNECLHGVARAGVATVFPQAIGLAATWNTDLVHRIAAVISDEARAKHHEFARRGDRGIYKGLTFWSPNINIFRDPRWGRGQETYGECPFLTGRIGVAFVTGLQGDHPKYLKVVATPKHFAVHSGPEKDRHHFNAEVSPKDLRETYLPAFRDCVVEGKAWSVMGAYNRTNGEPCCASPTLLQRILREEWQFPGYVVSDCGAICDIHAHHRVTSSPAESAALAVRSGCDLCCGDTYTSLTEAVRQELISEDEVDRALTRLYTALFRLGMFDPPESVPYASIPYEVNDCDEHRQLAREAARQSIVLLKNEGGLLPLPKDLKRLAVIGPNADSLDVLLGNYYGTPSRYVTLLEGINRKVQPGARVFYAPGCAVTGGGREGFSEALAAAERADAVVMCLGLSPKLEGEEGEVADSDGGGDRLHIHLPGLQQELLEAVCGTGKPVVLVLTQGSPLAIPWAAEHVPAILSVWYPGEEGGSALADVLFGDAVPGGRLPFTTPVSLHDVPPFEDYRMDGRTYRFAKKEPLFPFGFGLSYTTFEYAGLRLRSGQISTGEPLELSVEVANTGHCAGDEVIQCYITDREASVRTPVRQLAAFRRITLRPGERRTVNFTIQPRQMAVVTEDGRFVVEPGVFLVTVGGSQGDARSLALGAASSVQAEFEACGAPVELPR, from the coding sequence ATGGAAGACAAAACCCTGAACACGGCCGCAGCCGGCAAGCGCCCCTGGCTGGACACGGATCTGCCGTTCGAGGAGCGGGCGCGCCTGCTTGTCTCGGCGATGACGCTGGAAGAGAAGGCGTGGCAGATGGTCAACCACGCTCCCGGCATCGAGAGGCTGGGCGTGCCGCCATACGACTGGTGGAATGAATGCCTGCACGGAGTCGCCCGCGCGGGGGTGGCCACGGTGTTCCCGCAGGCCATCGGCCTCGCGGCCACGTGGAACACGGATCTGGTGCACCGGATTGCCGCCGTTATCTCCGACGAAGCCCGCGCCAAGCACCACGAGTTCGCGCGGCGGGGGGACCGGGGCATCTATAAAGGGCTGACCTTCTGGAGCCCCAACATCAACATCTTTCGCGATCCGCGCTGGGGCCGCGGCCAGGAGACGTATGGCGAATGTCCATTCCTGACCGGGCGTATCGGGGTGGCGTTCGTCACCGGCCTGCAGGGGGACCACCCGAAGTATCTGAAGGTGGTCGCCACGCCCAAGCACTTCGCAGTGCACAGCGGCCCGGAGAAGGACAGGCACCACTTCAACGCCGAGGTCAGCCCGAAGGATCTTCGCGAGACCTATCTGCCGGCCTTCCGGGACTGCGTGGTGGAAGGGAAGGCGTGGTCGGTGATGGGCGCTTACAACCGCACGAACGGCGAGCCCTGCTGCGCCAGTCCCACCTTGCTGCAACGTATCCTGCGGGAGGAGTGGCAGTTTCCAGGATACGTGGTCAGCGATTGCGGGGCCATCTGCGACATCCACGCTCATCACAGGGTGACATCCTCTCCGGCGGAGTCGGCCGCTCTGGCCGTCCGCAGCGGCTGTGACCTCTGTTGCGGGGATACCTACACCAGCCTGACAGAGGCGGTGCGGCAGGAGCTCATTTCGGAAGACGAGGTAGATCGGGCGCTCACGCGCTTGTATACGGCGCTTTTCCGGCTGGGGATGTTCGACCCGCCGGAGAGCGTTCCTTACGCTTCCATCCCTTACGAAGTCAACGACTGCGACGAGCACCGGCAGCTTGCGCGCGAGGCTGCCCGGCAGAGCATTGTGCTTCTGAAGAATGAAGGCGGCCTGCTGCCATTGCCGAAGGATCTGAAGAGGCTGGCGGTCATCGGACCCAATGCGGATTCCCTGGATGTGCTTCTGGGCAACTATTACGGGACGCCCTCCCGCTACGTGACTCTGCTTGAGGGCATTAACCGGAAGGTGCAACCAGGCGCCCGGGTGTTCTATGCTCCGGGGTGTGCGGTCACCGGCGGAGGGAGGGAAGGGTTCAGCGAGGCCCTGGCCGCTGCCGAAAGGGCGGATGCCGTGGTGATGTGCCTTGGCCTTTCGCCGAAGCTGGAAGGCGAAGAGGGCGAGGTGGCCGACTCCGACGGCGGCGGCGACCGTCTCCATATCCATCTGCCCGGACTGCAGCAGGAGCTGCTTGAGGCGGTCTGCGGGACGGGGAAACCTGTCGTGCTTGTGCTGACCCAAGGCAGCCCACTGGCCATCCCCTGGGCAGCGGAGCATGTCCCCGCCATCCTAAGCGTCTGGTATCCGGGCGAGGAGGGCGGAAGCGCTCTGGCGGACGTGCTTTTCGGGGACGCAGTTCCCGGAGGACGCCTTCCGTTCACCACGCCTGTATCGCTGCACGACGTTCCTCCCTTCGAGGACTACCGAATGGACGGCCGCACCTACCGTTTCGCGAAAAAGGAGCCGCTCTTCCCGTTCGGCTTCGGGTTGAGCTACACCACCTTCGAATACGCAGGACTTCGGTTGAGGTCCGGACAGATCTCCACCGGCGAACCGCTGGAGTTGAGCGTGGAGGTCGCCAACACGGGGCACTGCGCCGGGGATGAGGTGATCCAGTGCTACATCACCGACCGGGAAGCCTCTGTGCGAACTCCTGTGCGCCAGCTTGCGGCATTCCGCAGAATCACCCTCCGGCCGGGCGAGCGCCGGACGGTAAACTTCACCATCCAGCCACGTCAGATGGCCGTGGTGACGGAGGATGGCCGGTTCGTGGTGGAGCCGGGCGTTTTCCTGGTCACCGTGGGTGGATCGCAGGGAGATGCGCGCAGTCTGGCGCTCGGCGCTGCTTCAAGCGTTCAGGCGGAGTTCGAAGCCTGTGGCGCTCCGGTGGAGCTCCCGCGTTGA
- a CDS encoding D-hexose-6-phosphate mutarotase, whose translation MCGRDVNPICEFEGRGGLAAVRLRHPSGAEAEVYRNGAHVTSWTLPQGEEMLFLSRMSRWEEGRAIRGGIPLVFPQFGPGRLPQHGFARTSLWSLDEAGTARDGSVRALFSLEDTDSTRAIWPYRFSARMEVGLKEDSLSISLQIVNQDHEPFSFQIALHTYFRVDDISAVMLEGLRGVELVDSLRGGVRETEDREAITFECETDRIYENAPETLRLVDAARGRAVVISSYGMPDAVVWNPWVEKSRRMEDFGDDEYTRMLCVETGIVLQPVTLAPGAAWSGGSVFDAA comes from the coding sequence ATGTGTGGAAGGGACGTTAACCCGATTTGCGAGTTTGAAGGGCGGGGCGGCCTGGCGGCGGTGCGCCTGCGGCACCCGTCGGGAGCCGAGGCCGAGGTCTACCGCAACGGCGCCCACGTAACGTCGTGGACTCTGCCGCAGGGAGAGGAGATGCTCTTCCTGAGCCGCATGAGTCGGTGGGAGGAAGGAAGGGCCATCCGTGGCGGCATTCCCCTGGTGTTCCCGCAGTTCGGCCCGGGACGCCTGCCGCAGCATGGCTTCGCGCGCACAAGCCTTTGGTCACTTGACGAAGCGGGGACGGCGCGGGATGGCAGTGTGCGGGCGCTGTTCAGCCTTGAAGACACCGATTCCACCCGTGCCATCTGGCCCTATCGGTTCTCAGCCCGAATGGAGGTGGGTCTGAAGGAGGATAGCCTGAGCATCTCATTGCAGATCGTCAACCAGGACCATGAGCCGTTCTCTTTTCAGATAGCCCTGCACACATACTTCCGGGTGGATGATATCTCGGCGGTCATGCTGGAAGGTCTCCGGGGCGTCGAGTTAGTGGACTCCCTTCGCGGTGGAGTCCGGGAGACGGAGGACCGGGAAGCCATCACCTTCGAGTGCGAGACGGACCGCATCTATGAGAACGCGCCGGAGACCCTCCGCCTGGTGGATGCCGCCCGCGGCCGTGCCGTGGTCATCTCCAGCTATGGGATGCCCGATGCCGTAGTCTGGAACCCCTGGGTGGAGAAGTCCCGCAGAATGGAAGACTTCGGCGACGACGAGTATACCCGGATGCTCTGCGTTGAGACAGGGATAGTGCTTCAGCCGGTGACGCTGGCGCCGGGCGCGGCCTGGTCGGGCGGCAGCGTCTTCGATGCCGCGTAA